From a single Acidimicrobiales bacterium genomic region:
- a CDS encoding FAD binding domain-containing protein, giving the protein MKLGRSDPRYPRPTSIGAAAEILAEDGAYPLAGGTDFVVLHQDGLVSPKSIVDLKHVPELRNLVRTPRSLSIASGWAARGKPVDPALEQIVSDATGRTVNDSLVDYRMPTAADIPDEVEILAIEDFPSPVGPFGAKGTGEAPVILPGATLASAASDATGLRLVEPPMSSDRIVARLWEGVA; this is encoded by the coding sequence ATGAAGCTCGGCCGCAGCGATCCCCGCTACCCCAGGCCGACCTCCATCGGCGCGGCGGCCGAGATCCTCGCCGAGGACGGCGCGTATCCCCTCGCAGGCGGAACGGATTTCGTGGTTCTCCACCAGGACGGCCTCGTCTCGCCGAAGAGCATCGTCGACCTCAAGCACGTGCCCGAACTGCGGAACCTCGTGAGAACGCCCCGCAGCCTGTCCATTGCATCCGGTTGGGCCGCCCGCGGCAAACCGGTCGACCCGGCTCTCGAGCAGATCGTCAGCGACGCCACCGGCCGGACCGTCAACGACAGCCTCGTCGACTACCGGATGCCGACCGCTGCTGACATTCCCGACGAGGTCGAGATACTCGCCATCGAAGACTTCCCGTCTCCTGTCGGCCCGTTCGGCGCGAAGGGCACCGGTGAGGCGCCGGTGATCCTTCCGGGCGCGACCCTGGCATCAGCGGCTAGCGATGCGACAGGACTTCGGCTTGTCGAGCCCCCGATGTCCTCGGACCGGATCGTCGCGCGTCTCTGGGAGGGTGTGGCGTGA